Proteins from a single region of Verrucomicrobiia bacterium:
- a CDS encoding ABC transporter ATP-binding protein: MIRIQGVEKRYVLGGEADVLALRGVHLSIEEGSYVAIMGPSGSGKSTMLNILGCLDRPTAGSYWLGGEDVSIMPDDELSEARGRMIGFIFQSYNLIAQLTVIENIQVPLLYQGADLRQFQDRCIELARLVGLGDRLHHRPNQLSGGQQQRVAIARSLVNDPVMILADEPTGNLDSRTGKEVLDLIDQLNASGKTIVLVTHDERVAARAHRVIHMKDGLIDREVLNRPVPGSPAPQPVPVA, translated from the coding sequence ATCATCCGCATCCAGGGCGTCGAGAAACGCTACGTCCTCGGCGGCGAAGCCGACGTCCTCGCCCTCCGGGGTGTCCACCTCAGCATCGAGGAGGGCTCCTACGTCGCCATCATGGGCCCCTCCGGCTCCGGCAAGTCCACCATGCTCAACATCCTCGGCTGCCTCGACCGCCCCACCGCCGGCAGCTACTGGCTGGGCGGGGAGGATGTCTCGATCATGCCCGACGACGAACTCTCCGAGGCCCGCGGACGCATGATCGGATTCATCTTCCAGTCCTACAACCTCATCGCCCAGCTGACCGTCATCGAGAACATCCAGGTCCCCCTCCTCTACCAGGGAGCCGACCTGCGCCAGTTCCAGGATCGCTGCATCGAACTCGCCCGCCTCGTCGGCCTCGGCGACCGCCTCCATCACCGCCCCAATCAGCTTTCCGGAGGTCAGCAGCAGCGCGTCGCCATCGCCCGATCCCTGGTGAATGACCCCGTCATGATCCTCGCCGACGAACCCACCGGCAACCTCGACTCCCGTACCGGCAAGGAGGTCCTCGACCTCATCGACCAGCTCAACGCCAGCGGAAAAACCATCGTCCTCGTGACCCACGACGAACGCGTCGCCGCCCGCGCCCACCGCGTCATCCACATGAAGGACGGCCTCATCGATCGCGAGGTCCTCAATCGCCCCGTCCCCGGCTCTCCCGCCCCCCAACCGGTCCCCGTCGCCTGA
- a CDS encoding ABC transporter permease: MASPLSFQFASIVRLGIKSLLLHKLRSGLTMLGIIFGVCSVIAMLAIGEGASFEAQEAIKRLGSSNIILRSIKPPEQARQQSGGGGPRGMQLKYGLTYQDASRLQSTIPGVVRVVPMRIIRENVRYSRNEIPCQVIGTLPSYTEVAGARIVRGRFLAHIDEVHQNNVCVITTGLARRLFPSEDPIDNTIKIDAFYYRIVGILEEQSQPEQRTQSGRMEGEPLDNNVYIPLSTSRTRFGEVLIRRTAGSFEAEEVQLHQITVQMQDTAAVETADPQIKALLDRFHDQPDFEVIVPLQLLRQAEQTKRIFNIVLGSIAAISLLVGGIGIMNIMLANVTERTREIGVRRALGAKRRDITRQFLVETIVLSVGGGLIGVIVGVLTPVVVSQITTMKTIVTVWSVLIAFGISGAIGIIFGLYPARAAARLDPIDALRHE, encoded by the coding sequence ATGGCCTCCCCGCTGAGCTTCCAGTTCGCCAGCATCGTCCGCCTCGGCATCAAGAGCCTCCTGCTCCACAAGCTGCGCTCCGGCCTGACCATGCTCGGCATCATCTTCGGCGTCTGCTCGGTGATCGCCATGCTGGCCATTGGCGAGGGCGCCTCGTTCGAAGCCCAGGAGGCCATCAAACGCCTCGGCAGCAGCAACATCATCCTCCGCAGCATCAAGCCCCCCGAACAGGCCCGCCAGCAGTCCGGCGGAGGAGGGCCCCGCGGCATGCAGCTCAAGTACGGCCTCACCTACCAGGACGCCTCCCGCCTCCAGTCCACCATCCCGGGCGTGGTCCGCGTCGTCCCGATGCGCATCATCCGCGAAAACGTCCGCTACTCCCGCAACGAAATCCCCTGCCAGGTCATCGGCACCCTCCCCTCCTACACCGAGGTCGCCGGAGCCCGCATCGTCCGCGGCCGCTTCCTCGCCCACATCGATGAGGTCCATCAGAACAATGTCTGCGTCATCACCACCGGACTCGCCCGCCGCCTCTTCCCCTCCGAGGATCCCATCGACAACACCATCAAGATCGACGCCTTCTACTACCGGATCGTCGGGATCCTCGAGGAACAGAGCCAGCCTGAACAACGCACCCAGTCCGGCCGCATGGAGGGCGAACCCCTCGACAACAACGTCTATATCCCCCTCTCCACCTCCCGCACCCGATTCGGCGAGGTCCTGATTCGCCGCACCGCCGGCAGCTTCGAAGCCGAGGAGGTCCAGCTCCACCAGATCACCGTTCAAATGCAGGACACCGCGGCTGTCGAAACCGCCGATCCCCAGATCAAAGCCCTGCTCGACCGGTTCCATGACCAGCCGGACTTCGAGGTCATTGTCCCCCTCCAACTCCTCCGCCAGGCCGAACAAACCAAGCGCATCTTCAATATCGTCCTCGGCTCCATCGCCGCCATCTCCCTCCTCGTCGGCGGCATCGGCATCATGAACATCATGCTCGCCAATGTGACCGAACGGACCCGCGAAATCGGCGTTCGCCGCGCCCTCGGCGCCAAGCGCCGCGACATCACCCGTCAGTTCCTTGTCGAAACCATTGTCCTCTCCGTCGGCGGCGGCCTCATCGGCGTGATCGTCGGTGTCCTCACCCCGGTCGTGGTCTCCCAGATCACCACCATGAAGACCATCGTCACCGTCTGGTCCGTCCTCATCGCCTTCGGCATCTCCGGCGCCATCGGCATCATCTTCGGCCTCTACCCCGCCCGCGCCGCCGCCCGCCTCGATCCCATCGACGCCCTCCGCCACGAATGA
- a CDS encoding transposase produces the protein MRLSRLKADVGEAGVYHCMSRVAGGLPMLNEEARGEMVRLLGRLGEYSEVEVLTYCMMPNHFHLLVRVPTRRPAESFTDEEIVAKLEAFHGRKAVPSQLARAAVKEGAPIPEKIRERVLTRMREVSGFMAEFKQRVTRWYNRRHDRYGFLWGERFRSVMVEDTPEVLRLIAAYIDLNPVRAGLVADPGKYAYGGYAAALGGVRAMRKSLTEMLGAKDWPAAAAAYRALMGFSEGGVGKAGRGAAGKEAAGQEPGSEAPVSVSDLLRRRIRHMTDGVFLGSEAFVNAMWERHREKFDRRRKSGARPIRGAELPGLRVLRNLRVRAVE, from the coding sequence ATGAGACTATCCAGGCTGAAGGCGGATGTCGGCGAGGCCGGCGTGTACCATTGCATGTCCCGAGTTGCGGGCGGTCTGCCGATGCTCAATGAAGAGGCGAGGGGGGAAATGGTTCGGTTGCTGGGGCGATTGGGGGAGTACAGCGAGGTGGAGGTGCTCACCTACTGCATGATGCCCAATCATTTTCACCTGCTGGTGCGGGTGCCGACACGCCGGCCGGCGGAATCGTTCACCGACGAGGAGATCGTCGCCAAGCTCGAGGCGTTTCATGGGCGCAAGGCCGTGCCGAGCCAACTGGCACGGGCGGCGGTGAAGGAGGGGGCACCGATCCCGGAGAAGATCCGGGAGAGGGTGCTCACGCGGATGCGCGAGGTTTCCGGGTTTATGGCGGAGTTCAAGCAGCGGGTGACGCGCTGGTACAACAGGAGGCACGACCGCTACGGATTTCTGTGGGGCGAACGGTTTCGGAGTGTGATGGTTGAGGACACGCCCGAGGTCTTGCGGTTGATCGCGGCCTATATCGACTTGAATCCGGTGCGTGCCGGGCTTGTGGCGGATCCGGGAAAGTATGCCTATGGGGGTTACGCGGCGGCGCTGGGCGGTGTCCGGGCGATGCGGAAGAGCCTGACGGAGATGCTCGGGGCGAAGGACTGGCCCGCGGCGGCGGCGGCGTACCGGGCGCTGATGGGGTTTTCGGAGGGAGGCGTGGGAAAGGCCGGGAGAGGGGCTGCCGGGAAGGAGGCCGCAGGGCAGGAGCCAGGCTCCGAGGCGCCGGTCTCGGTGTCGGACTTGTTGCGGCGGAGGATTCGGCACATGACCGACGGGGTATTTCTGGGATCGGAGGCCTTTGTGAATGCGATGTGGGAGCGGCACCGGGAAAAGTTCGACCGGCGCAGGAAGAGCGGGGCGCGACCAATCCGGGGGGCGGAGCTGCCGGGGCTGAGGGTGCTTCGGAACCTCCGGGTCCGGGCGGTGGAGTGA